From Mauremys mutica isolate MM-2020 ecotype Southern chromosome 23, ASM2049712v1, whole genome shotgun sequence, a single genomic window includes:
- the GJA4 gene encoding gap junction alpha-4 protein yields the protein MGDWGFLEKLLDQVQEHSTVIGKIWLTVLFIFRILILGLAGESVWGDEQSDFLCNTKQPGCVNVCYDKAFPISHIRYWVLQFLFVSTPTLVYLGHVIYLSGREEKLKQRESELRAAQIKDLKVEQALSVVQKKISKICVAEDGRIKIRGSLMWTYVISVICKSIFEAGFLLGQWYLYGFFMPPVFVCERAPCPHKVDCFVSRPTEKTIFIIFMMVVGLISLGLNLLELFHLCCKNLLSRMREASSSSSPAVDIDSFPDSKQCHYLPLSESHAPPYLAYNKLSSEQNWANFNTEENLALRSGNKPSPESYAPGAQPLQERQTSRPGSSASKKQYV from the coding sequence ATGGGGGACTGGGGCTTCCTGGAGAAGCTGCTGGACCAGGTCCAGGAGCACTCAACAGTGATTGGGAAGATCTGGCTGACAGTGCTGTTCATCTTCAGGATCCTTAtcctgggcctggccggggaatcgGTGTGGGGGGACGAGCAGTCGGATTTCCTGTGCAACACCAAGCAGCCAGGCTGTGTCAACGTGTGCTACGACAAGGCCTTCCCCATCTCCCACATCCGCTACTGGGTGCTGCAGTTTCTCTTCGTCAGCACCCCTACCTTGGTCTACCTGGGCCATGTCATCTACCTCTCGGGGCGGGAGGAGAAGCTGAAGCAGCGGGAGAGCGAGCTCCGGGCGGCGCAGATCAAAGACTTGAAGGTGGAGCAGGCTCTGTCAGTGGTGCAGAAGAAAATCTCCAAGATCTGCGTGGCGGAGGACGGCCGCATCAAGATCCGCGGCTCCCTGATGTGGACCTACGTCATCAGCGTGATCTGCAAGAGCATCTTCGAGGCCGGCTTCCTCTTAGGCCAGTGGTACCTGTATGGTTTCTTCATGCCACCCGTCTTCGTGTGCGAGagggccccctgcccccacaaggTGGACTGCTTCGTCTCCCGCCCCACTGAGAAGACCATCTTCATCATCTTCATGATGGTGGTGGGCCTGATCTCCCTGGGCCTCAACCTCTTGGAGCTCTTCCACCTCTGCTGCAAGAACCTGCTCAGCAGGATGAGGGAGGCCTCTTCCTCTTCCAGCCCAGCTGTGGACATAGACTCCTTCCCAGACAGCAAGCAGTGTCACTACCTCCCTCTGAGCGAGAGCCACGCCCCTCCTTACCTGGCCTACAACAAGCTGTCGAGCGAGCAGAACTGGGCCAACTTCAACACCGAGGAGAACCTGGCACTGCGCAGTGGTAACAAGCCCTCCCCTGAGTCCTacgccccaggagcccagcccctgcaggagAGGCAGACCAGCCGGCCTGGCTCCTCTGCTTCCAAGAAACAGTATGTCTAG